Genomic window (Agrobacterium larrymoorei):
GTCCGTCAACAGACCCATGATCGCGTAGACCAGCAGGCAGACGACAATGACGTCGGTCTGCAGGAAGTCGCGCGCATAGGTGATGATGTAGCCGAGGCCGCTCGACGCATTGATCTGTTCACCGACAACGAGGCTGAGCCAGGCGACGCTGAGACCATAGCGAACGCCGACGAGGAGCGACGGCAATGCGCCCGGAATGACAATGTGGCGGATGATGCCCATGGTCCCAAGATCGAGCGTCTGGCCTGCCTCGATCAGCTTTTTGTCTATTCCCCTGATGCCGCCATGCAGTGTCAGATAGACCGGAAAGATCGCCCCGAAGGCGACAAGGCCGATCTTAGGGGCTTCGCCAATGCCGAACCAGAGAATAAAAAGCGGAAGAAGGCCGAGGAACGGCATGGCCTTGAGCATCTGGATCGGCGGGTCGATCACCGCCTCTCCAAGCCGCGAGAGGCCTGACAGAAGCGCCAGTGAGATGCCGATGACGACGGCAATCGAAAACCCGGCAGCCACGCGCAGAAACGACACGGCAAGCCCGGTGATGAGTTCCCCGGATGCGATCAGGCGCGCCGCCGTCGCGATGATATCGCTCGGGGCTGCCAGTATACGAGGAGACAGAAAACCCGTCACGCTCGCAATTTGCCAGAGAGCGACAAGCGCAATCGGGGAAGCGATGCGTGCACCGACATTCCATAGCCGGCCCTGTGCATTGCTGGGCTTCGGCGTGCGCTCGATGTTCTTCCGGTTCTTATGCGCGGACGCCATTGTGTCAGACATTGGCAGGCTTTCCGCTTAGATCTCGATCAAACAAAGTGGACCATGTGAAGTGCTTGCGCTCCGGCGCGACGCGGGCCACGGGGAGACGCGGCAGTACCAGTTCGCCAAAGCGGTAGGCTTCCTCAAGCAATGGCATGCCTGAGAGGATGAAGGTATCGACGCCGATCTTTTGATATTCTTCGAGCGTGCGGATCACCGTGTCGGGAGAACCGACAATAGCGGTGCCCGGTCCTGGACGAACGAGGCCTACACCCGCCCAAAGGTTGGGGGCGATCTCCAGATCGCGCAGATTGGCAGGCTTGATGCCGCCATGCATGGCGCTCATGCGCTGTTGCCCGACCGAGTCCGTATTGGAGACGAAACGCTGGTTTGCCGCAATCGCCGCGTCGTCCATCTGATCATAGAGGTCGGCAGCCGCCTCCCATGCCTTTTCATCGGTCTGGCGAACAATCACATAAAGCCGGATGCCGTAGGTGAGCTCACGTCCATATTCGGCGGCTTTGGATTTGACCCTTTGAACCTTCTCGCCCATCTGTTCCGGTGTCTCGCCCCAGGAGAGATAGGTTTCGACGTGCTTGGCCGCGACCTCCATGGCGCTGTCGGAAGAGCCGCCAAACCAGAGCGGTGGCGGCTGGATCGAGGTGCCTGCTGGAAGTGCCAGCTTGGCACCTTCCGTCTGGAAATACTGACCCTTGTGGGTGACGCTCTCGCCAGCCATCAGCCGGTGCCAGATCGTCAGATACTCATCGGCCATCGCATAGCGCTCGTCATGTGGCAGCATCATGCCATAGGCACCCAGCATCTTGGCGTCGCCGGACACGACATTGAGCATCAGCCGTCCGTTCGAAAACTCCTGGAATGTTGCCGCCATCTTGGCCAGCAGCGTGGGCGCGATCAGTCCGGGGTGGAACGCTACGAGGAATTTCATTCTCTCGGTGTAGGGCAGGAGGGCGCTGGCAAGCGGCCACACATCATGCGCGCCTGTTGCAAACAGAGCTCCGGTAAAACCCAGATGGTCGTAGGCCTGCGCAAGCTGCTTATAATAACCATAGTCGATGGTGCGGGAGCCCTCCGGTTTCCAGGGATAAGCGCCGTCGGGTGCACACATGTACCAGAGCACGTTCATGTCAGAGATCTCCCTCATCCACCGGATAAATGGTCAGTTTTGTATCAAGGTCGCCGTGGTGAAAGAGCGTGTCGGCCTCTTCCTGCTGTTCGCGCAACAGAGATTGATCTGCCGCATCCACCTGCCAGTTCCGCTCGGAAACCACACGTGTCCATGCGCGCCGTTCCGCCTCTTCACCAGAAGGGGACAGAAGCTCGGCAGCCTTCTCTGGATCTTTGGCAATCTGGCTGCCGAGATGCTTCAACTCGCCGGTGAAGTCCTCTAAAGCTGCCTTTGTCAGTCCGCGGTTTTCGATTGTCCAGAAAGTGGAGCGATTGGGAATAAGCGTCCCGCATCGCGCAAGAACGGTGAATTCGCCGCTGACCAGAACCTGCTCCAGATGCGGTGTCATCGCAACCCAAGCTGCCACCGAGTTTTCGCGCAGCGCCGCAAGAGAGTCATTCGGCGACATATCCTGACGAATTGTGTCCGTCAGGCGCAGTCCGATCTCTTCAAGTTGCTTGGCCAGAAGATAGCTGAGAAAGGAGCCATCGACGAGGGCAATCGGTTTTCCCTTCAAATCCGCGACTGAGCTGATGTCTCTTGTTTTTGAAACGAGGATCGCACCATTCGTCGGCCTTGGGGCAGATGCAGCCGCATAGATGACAGGCAGCCCGGATGCTTTTGCGAGGATTGGCGGCGTCGATCCGGTGCCGCTGATATCGAACTCTCCCTTCGCCAGCCGCGCGCCGGTTTCTCGGCCTTCGGCGTAAGCGACGAATTCCGGTTGCATTGTTGAAAACGCCCCTGGCCAACGAGAGGCTAATGTCAGATGGAGATTGTTCGGATGGTGACCAATCCTAAAAACCAAAACGCGTCCCCTTATTGATCTTCTT
Coding sequences:
- a CDS encoding ABC transporter permease — its product is MSDTMASAHKNRKNIERTPKPSNAQGRLWNVGARIASPIALVALWQIASVTGFLSPRILAAPSDIIATAARLIASGELITGLAVSFLRVAAGFSIAVVIGISLALLSGLSRLGEAVIDPPIQMLKAMPFLGLLPLFILWFGIGEAPKIGLVAFGAIFPVYLTLHGGIRGIDKKLIEAGQTLDLGTMGIIRHIVIPGALPSLLVGVRYGLSVAWLSLVVGEQINASSGLGYIITYARDFLQTDVIVVCLLVYAIMGLLTDGLVRIIEAYALRWRPQVIA
- a CDS encoding LLM class flavin-dependent oxidoreductase, whose amino-acid sequence is MNVLWYMCAPDGAYPWKPEGSRTIDYGYYKQLAQAYDHLGFTGALFATGAHDVWPLASALLPYTERMKFLVAFHPGLIAPTLLAKMAATFQEFSNGRLMLNVVSGDAKMLGAYGMMLPHDERYAMADEYLTIWHRLMAGESVTHKGQYFQTEGAKLALPAGTSIQPPPLWFGGSSDSAMEVAAKHVETYLSWGETPEQMGEKVQRVKSKAAEYGRELTYGIRLYVIVRQTDEKAWEAAADLYDQMDDAAIAANQRFVSNTDSVGQQRMSAMHGGIKPANLRDLEIAPNLWAGVGLVRPGPGTAIVGSPDTVIRTLEEYQKIGVDTFILSGMPLLEEAYRFGELVLPRLPVARVAPERKHFTWSTLFDRDLSGKPANV
- a CDS encoding ABC transporter substrate-binding protein: MQPEFVAYAEGRETGARLAKGEFDISGTGSTPPILAKASGLPVIYAAASAPRPTNGAILVSKTRDISSVADLKGKPIALVDGSFLSYLLAKQLEEIGLRLTDTIRQDMSPNDSLAALRENSVAAWVAMTPHLEQVLVSGEFTVLARCGTLIPNRSTFWTIENRGLTKAALEDFTGELKHLGSQIAKDPEKAAELLSPSGEEAERRAWTRVVSERNWQVDAADQSLLREQQEEADTLFHHGDLDTKLTIYPVDEGDL